One Acanthochromis polyacanthus isolate Apoly-LR-REF ecotype Palm Island chromosome 6, KAUST_Apoly_ChrSc, whole genome shotgun sequence DNA segment encodes these proteins:
- the LOC110953910 gene encoding membrane cofactor protein-like isoform X11, protein MVASTLLLLSLGLLTAQAQNCSKPVGGPNMDLSDNDILLNTFPDGHKAYFRCDVGYTSAGGSKVIICSAGIWSPVLLKCERKNCGSAGVVDNGEIDYPNGALFSDKAVITCNEGYILVGKREITCGDQGWMDRLPVCEVLKCDPPADIADGKFSPNKESYEYREVVQYSCRNDYTLHGSKSLSCSENGTFTPAPPTCTKVECKDPKIENGMWKEGARPPYRHGSAVTLQCNSGYIMKGAPYLTCDINSLWSPGLPQCTPVECKDPKIENGDRKEGSQPPYRHSSMVTFECNSGYVMKGASIQTCGINGLWSPGLPECKLDDGKGGDGKGDGHNGSDVGKSVGIAFAVNIAVLLVQHCWL, encoded by the exons ATGGTTGCCTctactctcctcctcctgagcCTTGGCCTTCTAACTGCTCAAG CTCAAAATTGTTCCAAGCCTGTTGGAGGACCCAACATGGATTTGAGTGACAACGACATTCTTTTAAACACATTCCCAGATGGACACAAAGCTTATTTTCGCTGTGATGTGGGCTACACTTCTGCAGGAGGGTCTAAAGTCATCATTTGTTCAGCTGGGATTTGGAGTCCTGTGCTGCTTAAATGCGAGA GAAAGAACTGTGGCTCAGCTGGAGTAGTGGATAATGGAGAGATTGACTACCCTAATGGAGCACTGTTTAGTGACAAAGCTGTGATCACTTGTAATGAAGG TTATATATTGGTTGGTAAGAGAGAGATCACCTGTGGAGACCAAGGTTGGATGGACAGGTTACCTGTATGTGAAG tgttGAAATGTGATCCTCCAGCTGACATTGCGGATGGCAAATTCAGTCCAAACAAAGAGTCCTATGAATACCGTGAAGTTGTACAGTACAGCTGTAGAAATGACTATACGCTCCATGGATCAAAATCATTATCATGTTCTGAGAATGGAACATTCACACCTGCTCCTCCAACATGTACCA AGGTTGAATGTAAAGATCCTAAGATTGAAAATGGCATGTGGAAAGAAGGTGCTCGACCTCCATACAGGCACGGCAGTGCAGTGACACTCCAGTGCAATTCTGGATACATTATGAAAGGAGCACCTTACCTGACATGTGACATAAATAGTCTGTGGTCTCCTGGACTTCCACAATGTACAC CGGTTGAATGTAAAGATCCCAAGATTGAAAATGGTGATCGGAAGGAGGGTTCTCAACCTCCATATAGACACTCATCTATGGTGACGTTCGAGTGCAATTCTGGATATGTTATGAAAGGAGCATCTATCCAGACATGTGGCATAAATGGCCTATGGTCACCTGGACTACCAGAATGTAAAC tcgaTGACGGTAAAGGCGGTGATGGTAAAGGCGATGGCCATAATGGCAGTGACGTCGGTAAATCCGTGGGAATAGCTTTCGCAG TAAACATCGCAGTCCTGTTGGTCCAACATTGCTGGCTGTAA
- the LOC110953910 gene encoding membrane cofactor protein-like isoform X10, giving the protein MVASTLLLLSLGLLTAQAQNCSKPVGGPNMDLSDNDILLNTFPDGHKAYFRCDVGYTSAGGSKVIICSAGIWSPVLLKCERKNCGSAGVVDNGEIDYPNGALFSDKAVITCNEGYILVGKREITCGDQGWMDRLPVCEVLKCDPPADIADGKFSPNKESYEYREVVQYSCRNDYTLHGSKSLSCSENGTFTPAPPTCTKVECKDPKIENGMWKEGARPPYRHGSAVTLQCNSGYIMKGAPYLTCDINSLWSPGLPQCTPVECKDPKIENGDRKEGSQPPYRHSSMVTFECNSGYVMKGASIQTCGINGLWSPGLPECKLDDGKGGDGKGDGHNGSDVGKSVGIAFAVLAPIAAVGLFFIYKKKRKHRSPVGPTLLAVNMAS; this is encoded by the exons ATGGTTGCCTctactctcctcctcctgagcCTTGGCCTTCTAACTGCTCAAG CTCAAAATTGTTCCAAGCCTGTTGGAGGACCCAACATGGATTTGAGTGACAACGACATTCTTTTAAACACATTCCCAGATGGACACAAAGCTTATTTTCGCTGTGATGTGGGCTACACTTCTGCAGGAGGGTCTAAAGTCATCATTTGTTCAGCTGGGATTTGGAGTCCTGTGCTGCTTAAATGCGAGA GAAAGAACTGTGGCTCAGCTGGAGTAGTGGATAATGGAGAGATTGACTACCCTAATGGAGCACTGTTTAGTGACAAAGCTGTGATCACTTGTAATGAAGG TTATATATTGGTTGGTAAGAGAGAGATCACCTGTGGAGACCAAGGTTGGATGGACAGGTTACCTGTATGTGAAG tgttGAAATGTGATCCTCCAGCTGACATTGCGGATGGCAAATTCAGTCCAAACAAAGAGTCCTATGAATACCGTGAAGTTGTACAGTACAGCTGTAGAAATGACTATACGCTCCATGGATCAAAATCATTATCATGTTCTGAGAATGGAACATTCACACCTGCTCCTCCAACATGTACCA AGGTTGAATGTAAAGATCCTAAGATTGAAAATGGCATGTGGAAAGAAGGTGCTCGACCTCCATACAGGCACGGCAGTGCAGTGACACTCCAGTGCAATTCTGGATACATTATGAAAGGAGCACCTTACCTGACATGTGACATAAATAGTCTGTGGTCTCCTGGACTTCCACAATGTACAC CGGTTGAATGTAAAGATCCCAAGATTGAAAATGGTGATCGGAAGGAGGGTTCTCAACCTCCATATAGACACTCATCTATGGTGACGTTCGAGTGCAATTCTGGATATGTTATGAAAGGAGCATCTATCCAGACATGTGGCATAAATGGCCTATGGTCACCTGGACTACCAGAATGTAAAC tcgaTGACGGTAAAGGCGGTGATGGTAAAGGCGATGGCCATAATGGCAGTGACGTCGGTAAATCCGTGGGAATAGCTTTCGCAG TGCTTGCGCCTATTGCTGCGGTAGGCCTTTTTTTCATCTACAAAAAGAAAcg TAAACATCGCAGTCCTGTTGGTCCAACATTGCTGGCTGTAAACATGGCTTCTTGA
- the LOC110953910 gene encoding membrane cofactor protein-like isoform X4 encodes MVASTLLLLSLGLLTAQAQNCSKPVGGPNMDLSDNDILLNTFPDGHKAYFRCDVGYTSAGGSKVIICSAGIWSPVLLKCERKNCGSAGVVDNGEIDYPNGALFSDKAVITCNEGYILVGKREITCGDQGWMDRLPVCEVLKCDPPADIADGKFSPNKESYEYREVVQYSCRNDYTLHGSKSLSCSENGTFTPAPPTCTKVECKDPKIENGMWKEGARPPYRHGSAVTLQCNSGYIMKGAPYLTCDINSLWSPGLPQCTPVECKDPKIENGDRKEGSQPPYRHSSMVTFECNSGYVMKGASIQTCGINGLWSPGLPECKLDDGKGGDGKGDGHNGSDVGKSVGIAFAVLAPIAAVGLFFIYKKKRSRKHKTVKEAPKAGEDVALS; translated from the exons ATGGTTGCCTctactctcctcctcctgagcCTTGGCCTTCTAACTGCTCAAG CTCAAAATTGTTCCAAGCCTGTTGGAGGACCCAACATGGATTTGAGTGACAACGACATTCTTTTAAACACATTCCCAGATGGACACAAAGCTTATTTTCGCTGTGATGTGGGCTACACTTCTGCAGGAGGGTCTAAAGTCATCATTTGTTCAGCTGGGATTTGGAGTCCTGTGCTGCTTAAATGCGAGA GAAAGAACTGTGGCTCAGCTGGAGTAGTGGATAATGGAGAGATTGACTACCCTAATGGAGCACTGTTTAGTGACAAAGCTGTGATCACTTGTAATGAAGG TTATATATTGGTTGGTAAGAGAGAGATCACCTGTGGAGACCAAGGTTGGATGGACAGGTTACCTGTATGTGAAG tgttGAAATGTGATCCTCCAGCTGACATTGCGGATGGCAAATTCAGTCCAAACAAAGAGTCCTATGAATACCGTGAAGTTGTACAGTACAGCTGTAGAAATGACTATACGCTCCATGGATCAAAATCATTATCATGTTCTGAGAATGGAACATTCACACCTGCTCCTCCAACATGTACCA AGGTTGAATGTAAAGATCCTAAGATTGAAAATGGCATGTGGAAAGAAGGTGCTCGACCTCCATACAGGCACGGCAGTGCAGTGACACTCCAGTGCAATTCTGGATACATTATGAAAGGAGCACCTTACCTGACATGTGACATAAATAGTCTGTGGTCTCCTGGACTTCCACAATGTACAC CGGTTGAATGTAAAGATCCCAAGATTGAAAATGGTGATCGGAAGGAGGGTTCTCAACCTCCATATAGACACTCATCTATGGTGACGTTCGAGTGCAATTCTGGATATGTTATGAAAGGAGCATCTATCCAGACATGTGGCATAAATGGCCTATGGTCACCTGGACTACCAGAATGTAAAC tcgaTGACGGTAAAGGCGGTGATGGTAAAGGCGATGGCCATAATGGCAGTGACGTCGGTAAATCCGTGGGAATAGCTTTCGCAG TGCTTGCGCCTATTGCTGCGGTAGGCCTTTTTTTCATCTACAAAAAGAAAcg CTCTCggaaacacaaaactgtcaaagaGGCTCCAAAAGCAGGAGAGGATGTAGCGCTCTCG TAA